The following are encoded together in the Pleurocapsa sp. FMAR1 genome:
- a CDS encoding NAD-dependent epimerase/dehydratase family protein — protein MLLDKGYDVVGLDTDLYARSTFGAGIVEIPEIKKDLRDVELQDLEGFEAVLHLAGLSNDPLGNLNPKLTEEINYLASVKLAKLSKQAGVSRFIFSSSCSNYGAGGEDLLNEESAFNPVTPYGVSKVKVEQDVSQLADDNFSPTFLRNATAYGVSPRLRFDLVLNNLVAWAFTKGLVYIKSDGTPWRPIIHIEDISRAFLAVLEAPRELIHNEAFNVGRNEDNYQIKDLAEIVIDTVPNSRIEYAPDAGPDKRCYRVDCSKITRVLPSFKPQWDAQKGAVELYEIYQKVGLTLEEFEGSKYQRIAHIKYLISNELLNGELRWQKEQLATIE, from the coding sequence ATGTTGCTAGACAAAGGGTATGATGTCGTCGGTTTAGATACTGATTTATATGCCAGAAGTACATTTGGAGCAGGGATTGTTGAAATCCCTGAAATCAAAAAAGATCTTCGGGACGTAGAACTTCAGGACTTGGAAGGATTTGAAGCAGTTTTACACTTAGCTGGTCTTTCCAATGATCCTTTAGGAAATCTTAATCCCAAACTAACAGAAGAGATTAATTATTTAGCTTCTGTAAAACTTGCCAAATTATCTAAACAGGCTGGGGTTAGTCGTTTTATCTTTTCCTCATCCTGTAGTAATTATGGTGCAGGGGGAGAAGATTTGCTCAACGAAGAGTCTGCTTTTAACCCTGTTACTCCTTATGGAGTTTCTAAAGTAAAAGTAGAGCAAGATGTTAGCCAATTGGCTGACGATAATTTTAGTCCTACTTTTTTACGTAATGCTACTGCCTACGGGGTATCACCTAGATTGAGATTTGATTTAGTACTCAATAATTTAGTTGCTTGGGCATTTACTAAGGGGTTAGTCTATATTAAGAGTGATGGCACTCCTTGGCGACCTATCATTCATATTGAAGATATTTCCAGAGCTTTTCTGGCTGTATTAGAAGCACCTAGAGAACTAATTCATAATGAGGCATTTAATGTAGGTCGCAATGAGGACAACTATCAGATTAAGGATCTGGCGGAAATTGTGATAGATACAGTTCCCAATTCCCGTATAGAATACGCTCCTGATGCTGGTCCTGATAAACGCTGTTACCGAGTTGACTGTAGCAAAATAACCAGAGTACTGCCGAGCTTTAAGCCTCAATGGGATGCCCAAAAAGGAGCAGTAGAGCTATACGAAATATATCAAAAAGTTGGCTTGACTTTAGAGGAATTTGAAGGTTCTAAATACCAAAGAATTGCTCATATTAAGTATTTAATTAGCAACGAACTGCTAAATGGGGAATTACGTTGGCAAAAAGAACAGCTTGCAACTATTGAATAA